A genome region from Penaeus vannamei isolate JL-2024 chromosome 20, ASM4276789v1, whole genome shotgun sequence includes the following:
- the LOC113802285 gene encoding transmembrane protein 69, whose product MIPIHCLGRCPLWRPVMRLNIPELSSRPHLCKGVRVLVPRFLQTSANWRFKEDNKTTALAVLDNVKQVRYSPTPALVLGFSGLIPFVAAPLYIASSGVFMPEVAEAQLFYGASILSFLGGVRWGLTLPKESAQPPDWYNLSYSVTPSLIAVSGLLMPQTIGTLTIIGGLGFAGYMDLAMWGYPTWFKGLRFCLTFVAVLSLWSSLMFKFVLNEAETKTKEEDSKVDSNVS is encoded by the exons ATGATCCCTATACACTGTTTAGGGAGATGTCCCTTATGGAGACCAGTAATGAGGCTAAACATCCCAGAACTTTCTTCAAGACCCCATTTATGCAAAGGAGTGCGTG TATTAGTGCCTAGGTTTCTTCAAACATCAGCAAACTGGAGGTTCaaagaagacaataaaacaacTGCCTTGGCTGTGTTGGATAATGTCAAGCAG GTACGATATTCTCCAACCCCAGCACTGGTCCTTGGTTTTTCAGGTTTGATCCCCTTTGTGGCAGCTCCTCTTTACATAGCATCCTCAGGCGTTTTCATGCCCGAAGTGGCTGAGGCACAGTTGTTCTACGGggcttccatcctttccttcctcggtGGTGTGCGGTGGGGACTGACCCTTCCAAAGGAGAGTGCACAGCCCCCAGATTGGTATAACTTAAGCTACAGTGTAACCCCATCACTCATAGCTGTGTCAGGACTCCTGATGCCACAGACCATTGGGACATTGACCATCATTGGTGGCCTGGGGTTTGCTGGGTACATGGACCTTGCCATGTGGGGTTACCCAACCTGGTTCAAAGGACTAAGGTTCTGCCTGACCTTTGTAGCGGTGCTTTCTCTTTGGTCAAGTTTGATGTTCAAATTTGTGCTGAATGAGGCTGAGACCAAGACTAAAGAAGAAGATAGTAAAGTAGATAGCAATGTTTCATAG